One region of Marivirga arenosa genomic DNA includes:
- a CDS encoding DUF493 domain-containing protein, translated as MSTEKEIQSFREKLEAVSEWPSLYMFKFIVLAENQDEIKEIFENHEVIVKPSSKGKYVSLTIKMLAGSAEQIIEKYMETNKVKGVIAL; from the coding sequence ATGAGTACAGAAAAAGAAATTCAATCTTTCAGAGAAAAGTTGGAGGCCGTTTCAGAATGGCCAAGCTTATATATGTTTAAATTTATCGTTTTGGCTGAAAACCAAGATGAGATAAAAGAAATATTTGAGAATCATGAAGTAATAGTAAAGCCTTCAAGTAAAGGGAAATATGTGAGCCTTACTATTAAAATGCTTGCTGGTTCAGCCGAGCAAATCATTGAAAAATATATGGAGACCAATAAAGTGAAAGGTGTTATAGCATTATAA
- the rsmI gene encoding 16S rRNA (cytidine(1402)-2'-O)-methyltransferase, which produces MEQVETQLYLVPTPIGNLDDMTYRAVKVLNEVDIILAEDTRTSGKLLKHYDIKKPLQSFHIHNEHQKLKRVIDDLKSGKKMALISDAGTPGISDPGFLLAREALNNDIKLESLPGATALIPALIKSGFPNDRFSFEGFLPHKKGRKTRIEKLKEEDRTIIFYESPHRLLKTLKQLAEVLGGEKMASVSRELTKLYEETLTDTLSNLIEHFEKTAPKGEIVLVLNAQS; this is translated from the coding sequence ATGGAGCAAGTAGAAACTCAATTATACTTAGTGCCCACTCCCATTGGCAATTTAGATGATATGACGTATAGGGCTGTAAAGGTCCTCAATGAAGTTGATATCATTTTAGCAGAAGACACTCGAACTTCAGGAAAGCTGTTAAAACATTATGATATAAAAAAGCCATTGCAAAGCTTTCATATTCATAATGAGCACCAGAAATTGAAGCGTGTTATTGATGATTTAAAATCAGGAAAAAAAATGGCTTTGATTTCTGATGCAGGTACACCCGGAATATCAGATCCGGGTTTTTTATTGGCTAGAGAAGCCCTCAATAATGATATAAAGCTAGAATCGCTTCCTGGTGCTACTGCCTTAATACCAGCCTTGATAAAATCAGGTTTCCCAAATGATAGGTTTAGCTTCGAAGGTTTTCTACCTCATAAAAAGGGAAGAAAAACTAGAATAGAAAAATTAAAAGAAGAAGACCGCACTATAATTTTCTATGAATCTCCTCACCGTTTGCTAAAAACTCTTAAACAATTAGCGGAAGTATTAGGAGGGGAAAAAATGGCTTCCGTATCACGAGAACTCACAAAATTATACGAAGAAACTTTAACCGATACCTTAAGCAATTTAATAGAGCACTTCGAAAAAACAGCTCCTAAAGGTGAAATTGTATTAGTATTAAACGCTCAATCATGA
- a CDS encoding lipoprotein N-acyltransferase Lnb domain-containing protein, which translates to MMRTLLLIFALSLSATLNTYAQNSLSEESEISLITVAPGDELYSGFGHSALWVEDEAKGISVVFNYGTFDFDTPGFYMKFVRGKLNYMLSAGRISYLIRSAKAENRSVIQQKLDLSLSQKNQIYDYLLNNIRPENKFYQYDFFFDNCSTRFRDLLEEVLGSGLSWNKQAEGYTFREFLDIYLEDKPWQDFGIDLVLGQPTDQIADKRNEMFLPDMLMYHYDKATYEGKPIVKDKLVIYEAPEKQESSSFQILPQHLTWLLCLIGIILSVRHHKSKTSDIWYNKLLFIITGLIGCLIFFLWFLSDHVATVDNWNMIWAFPLNIVFAFLLFKKPAKKWHTIYYAVFGIAQFLVLGFFYTLPQALHAAVLPIVLYFAFKSFNLLYRTKKMNV; encoded by the coding sequence ATGATGAGGACATTATTATTGATTTTCGCACTCTCTTTAAGTGCAACATTAAATACCTACGCTCAAAATAGTTTATCTGAAGAATCAGAAATTAGTTTGATCACTGTAGCGCCAGGTGATGAACTTTATTCTGGCTTTGGCCATTCTGCACTTTGGGTTGAAGATGAAGCTAAAGGAATTAGCGTAGTGTTTAACTACGGAACTTTTGATTTCGACACACCTGGTTTCTATATGAAATTTGTACGCGGAAAGCTTAATTATATGCTTTCTGCTGGAAGAATTTCCTATTTAATACGTTCTGCGAAAGCTGAAAACAGATCAGTAATTCAGCAAAAATTAGATTTAAGCTTAAGTCAGAAAAATCAGATTTATGATTATCTCCTAAATAACATTAGGCCTGAAAATAAATTTTATCAATATGATTTCTTCTTCGACAATTGTTCCACTCGTTTTAGAGACTTATTAGAGGAAGTATTAGGCTCTGGATTAAGTTGGAATAAACAAGCTGAAGGCTACACTTTCAGGGAATTCTTAGATATTTATTTAGAGGATAAACCTTGGCAAGATTTCGGTATTGATTTGGTTTTAGGGCAACCTACTGACCAAATTGCTGATAAAAGGAATGAAATGTTTCTTCCTGATATGCTAATGTATCATTACGACAAAGCTACCTATGAAGGTAAGCCTATAGTAAAGGATAAATTAGTTATTTATGAAGCTCCCGAAAAACAGGAAAGCTCATCTTTCCAAATTCTTCCCCAGCATTTAACATGGCTACTTTGTTTGATCGGTATAATCTTAAGTGTAAGACATCATAAATCTAAAACTAGTGATATATGGTACAACAAGCTTTTATTTATTATCACGGGCTTAATAGGTTGCTTAATTTTCTTTTTATGGTTTTTATCAGATCATGTGGCTACGGTAGATAACTGGAACATGATCTGGGCATTTCCACTGAATATTGTATTTGCATTTTTACTATTTAAAAAACCTGCAAAAAAATGGCATACCATCTATTATGCTGTTTTCGGAATAGCTCAATTTTTAGTATTAGGTTTTTTCTACACACTTCCTCAAGCTTTACACGCAGCAGTTTTACCAATTGTATTATATTTTGCCTTTAAGTCTTTCAACTTACTGTATAGAACCAAAAAAATGAATGTGTAA
- a CDS encoding peptidylprolyl isomerase, which produces MGVFNTLRVKMGSVLIALIGLSILAFLLTDLLGPDSMLLGGGRSNDVGEIAGETINLPEYQQKVEEFKNNFRAGNGRAPSDQEMSSIRQRAWDYLIVEKAFQKQYDELGLVVTDAELVDMVQGDNISPIVRQNFTNPETGEFNKEQVVNIIRNIAQAPAEQQAQWYSFESSLVPARARTKYDELMIGSTYITTAEAQRAYQDQTESAEVEYLYIPFYSVQDSLVSPSDSELKKYFNDNIEKYETDASRTISYVGFELLPSGEDSTYIREEVEELKKEFQTVEDDSAYARINSDRSNSFRTYPIAQLPRILASNTNILKEGDVIGPYIEDGAYILYKTSKIYDDTVASVKASHILIEAEDDSDEADAKAKQEAQEVLQKARSGQDFAELAKEYSDGPSATRGGDLGWFKEGAMVDEFNAAVFAKNGTGVINRVVKTQYGYHIINVTEEKTAKTYKIATIYRDILPSESTRDNLYRQADLFAASNVNYSEFTASANKEGYRVRSSGKMSPNQTTIGTLGSSRPIVRWAFTDASVGQVSEVFETDNYFVVAVLTNETEKGEADFDAVRAIVSRELRQKMKADIIKEKVSGLSGTLNEMAAAYGDDANVFSTTDVKISSGSLPNVGQAPEVIGTIFGIELNKQSKPLEANNGIVVLSVTNRTPAPEIADYNTYKEQLAQRRSNAVSFEIKSAIEEKADIVDLRYKFY; this is translated from the coding sequence ATGGGAGTATTTAATACACTAAGAGTAAAAATGGGGTCGGTATTGATCGCCCTAATTGGATTATCCATTTTAGCTTTCTTGCTAACTGATTTGCTTGGGCCTGACTCAATGCTATTAGGTGGAGGCAGATCAAATGATGTTGGTGAAATTGCTGGTGAAACCATCAATCTGCCTGAGTATCAGCAAAAAGTGGAAGAATTCAAAAATAACTTTAGAGCGGGTAATGGTAGAGCACCTTCTGATCAAGAAATGTCATCTATTCGTCAGAGAGCATGGGACTATCTAATCGTTGAAAAAGCTTTTCAAAAGCAATATGACGAATTAGGTCTTGTTGTAACTGATGCGGAATTAGTAGACATGGTACAGGGTGATAACATCAGCCCAATTGTAAGACAAAACTTTACAAATCCTGAAACTGGAGAATTTAACAAAGAACAAGTTGTTAATATCATCAGAAACATTGCACAAGCTCCTGCTGAGCAACAAGCGCAATGGTATTCATTTGAATCATCACTAGTTCCTGCTAGAGCAAGAACGAAATATGATGAGTTGATGATTGGTTCGACTTATATTACAACAGCTGAAGCACAAAGAGCTTACCAGGATCAAACTGAATCAGCTGAGGTTGAATACTTATATATTCCTTTTTACTCAGTACAAGACTCTTTAGTGTCTCCTTCAGATTCTGAATTAAAAAAATATTTCAACGATAATATTGAGAAATATGAAACTGATGCATCTAGAACTATCAGTTATGTAGGTTTTGAATTACTACCTTCTGGTGAGGATTCAACTTACATCAGAGAAGAAGTTGAGGAGCTTAAAAAGGAGTTTCAAACTGTTGAAGATGATTCAGCTTATGCAAGAATCAATTCTGATAGAAGTAACTCATTCAGAACTTACCCAATTGCTCAACTTCCAAGAATATTAGCTTCTAACACTAATATTTTAAAAGAAGGTGATGTGATCGGACCGTATATTGAAGATGGTGCTTACATCTTATATAAAACTTCTAAAATTTATGATGACACTGTAGCTTCAGTGAAGGCTAGCCATATCTTAATTGAAGCTGAGGATGATTCTGATGAGGCTGATGCTAAAGCGAAGCAAGAAGCTCAAGAGGTATTACAAAAAGCTAGAAGCGGACAAGATTTCGCTGAATTAGCTAAAGAATATAGTGATGGCCCTTCTGCTACTAGAGGTGGTGACTTAGGATGGTTCAAAGAAGGAGCTATGGTTGATGAATTCAACGCAGCTGTTTTTGCTAAAAATGGAACTGGTGTTATCAATAGAGTTGTAAAAACTCAGTATGGTTACCACATCATTAATGTTACTGAAGAGAAAACAGCTAAAACTTACAAAATAGCGACTATCTACAGAGATATCCTTCCTTCAGAAAGTACAAGAGATAATTTATACAGACAAGCAGATTTATTTGCTGCATCAAACGTTAATTACTCTGAATTTACTGCTTCAGCAAACAAAGAAGGATACAGAGTTAGAAGTTCTGGTAAAATGTCACCTAATCAAACTACCATTGGTACTTTAGGATCTTCTAGACCAATCGTAAGATGGGCATTCACTGATGCTTCAGTAGGGCAAGTTTCAGAAGTTTTTGAAACTGACAATTATTTCGTAGTTGCGGTTTTAACTAATGAAACTGAAAAAGGTGAGGCTGATTTTGACGCTGTTAGAGCAATCGTTTCAAGAGAATTGAGACAAAAAATGAAAGCAGATATCATTAAAGAAAAAGTATCTGGTTTATCAGGAACTTTAAATGAGATGGCTGCTGCTTATGGTGATGATGCCAATGTTTTCTCTACTACTGATGTTAAAATATCTTCAGGTTCTTTACCTAATGTAGGACAAGCGCCAGAGGTTATTGGTACTATTTTCGGAATAGAATTAAACAAGCAATCGAAACCTTTAGAGGCAAATAATGGTATAGTAGTCTTAAGTGTTACAAATAGAACACCAGCTCCTGAGATTGCAGATTATAACACTTACAAAGAACAGTTAGCTCAAAGAAGATCTAATGCAGTTTCTTTTGAGATCAAATCAGCAATTGAAGAAAAAGCAGATATAGTAGACCTAAGATATAAGTTCTATTAA
- a CDS encoding 4a-hydroxytetrahydrobiopterin dehydratase codes for MWKEENNTLKRTFEFKDFTEAFGFMAKVAIIAEKMGHHPNWSNVYNKVSFELTTHDEGNTVTEKDKKLAEEIDKLV; via the coding sequence ATGTGGAAAGAAGAAAATAATACGCTAAAAAGAACATTTGAATTTAAAGATTTTACTGAAGCTTTCGGCTTCATGGCTAAAGTTGCCATTATTGCTGAAAAGATGGGCCATCACCCTAATTGGTCGAATGTATATAATAAAGTTAGTTTTGAATTGACTACACATGATGAAGGCAATACTGTGACCGAAAAAGATAAAAAGCTAGCTGAAGAAATTGACAAATTAGTTTAA
- a CDS encoding inositol monophosphatase family protein — MELNTIHEEAIKLIKEVGEFIKIESQNFNSDKVEHKGFNDLVSYVDKEAEKRLVEGLGRILPESGFIAEEGTSTKTGETYNWIIDPLDGTTNFVHGLPVYSISVALQQDNEIVSGIVLEINKDECFEAIKGSQSRLNGKSISVSKNSSLSQSLIATGFPYYDFDKMDDYLSILKYLMQNSHGVRRLGSAAVDLSYVACGRYEGYFEYNLNAWDVAAGAFIVEQAGGQVSRFNGDSDFIFGREILSCSPDIYKELISLIQNRWQTNR; from the coding sequence ATGGAATTAAATACAATCCACGAAGAGGCCATTAAATTAATAAAGGAAGTTGGTGAATTCATCAAGATAGAATCACAGAACTTTAATTCTGATAAAGTAGAACATAAGGGATTTAATGATCTCGTGAGCTATGTAGATAAGGAAGCAGAAAAAAGACTTGTGGAAGGTTTGGGAAGAATTTTACCTGAGTCTGGTTTCATAGCAGAAGAAGGGACTTCCACCAAAACGGGTGAAACCTACAATTGGATTATTGATCCATTAGATGGAACTACGAATTTTGTTCATGGACTACCAGTATATTCCATAAGTGTAGCCTTACAGCAGGATAATGAAATAGTTTCTGGTATTGTATTGGAAATAAATAAAGATGAATGCTTTGAAGCTATTAAAGGTTCGCAATCTCGTCTAAATGGAAAGTCTATTTCAGTCTCTAAAAATTCTTCTTTATCCCAAAGTTTAATTGCTACAGGTTTCCCCTATTATGATTTTGATAAAATGGATGACTATTTATCCATTCTAAAATACTTAATGCAAAACAGTCACGGAGTACGAAGATTAGGGAGTGCTGCAGTTGATTTATCCTATGTTGCTTGCGGTCGATATGAAGGTTATTTTGAATATAATCTTAATGCTTGGGATGTAGCAGCCGGAGCCTTTATTGTTGAACAAGCCGGGGGGCAGGTTTCTCGTTTTAATGGAGATAGTGATTTTATATTTGGAAGAGAGATATTATCTTGCTCTCCAGATATTTACAAAGAACTAATCAGTTTGATTCAAAATCGATGGCAAACAAACAGATAG